A single window of Streptomyces xanthii DNA harbors:
- a CDS encoding NAD(P)H-dependent flavin oxidoreductase, whose translation MSDSADFTLPTAFTKLTGVRHPIVQTGMGWVAGPRLVSAAANAGALGVLASATMTVDQLRSAVREVKSRTDQPFGVNLRADAGDARERVKIIVAEGVKVASFALAPSKELIAELKDAGVVVIPSIGARRHAEKVAAWGADAVIVQGGEGGGHTGEVATSVLLPQVVDAVDIPVVGAGGFRDGRGLVAALAYGAAGVAMGTRFLLTSDSTVPDAVKAKYLAASVKDVTVTTAVDGLPHRMLRTEMVDALEGAGRTRALLQAVRRASGFKKLSGLSWPQMVRDGLAMKHGKDLSWSQVLLAANTPMLLKASMVEGRTDLGVMASGQVAGLIEDLPSCAELVDRVMAEARHVLDTLPTPG comes from the coding sequence ATGAGCGACAGCGCGGATTTCACCCTCCCCACGGCGTTCACCAAGCTCACCGGGGTGCGTCACCCCATCGTGCAGACGGGCATGGGCTGGGTCGCCGGCCCCCGCCTGGTCTCGGCGGCGGCGAACGCGGGCGCGCTCGGTGTCCTCGCCTCCGCGACGATGACCGTCGACCAGCTGCGGTCGGCGGTGCGGGAGGTGAAGTCCCGCACGGACCAGCCCTTCGGGGTGAACCTGCGGGCGGACGCGGGCGACGCGCGCGAGCGCGTGAAGATCATCGTCGCCGAGGGCGTGAAGGTGGCGTCCTTCGCGCTCGCGCCCTCCAAGGAGCTGATCGCCGAGCTGAAGGACGCGGGCGTCGTCGTCATCCCGTCCATCGGGGCGCGCCGGCACGCCGAGAAGGTCGCCGCGTGGGGCGCCGACGCGGTGATCGTGCAGGGCGGCGAGGGCGGCGGCCACACCGGGGAGGTGGCCACGTCGGTGCTGCTTCCGCAGGTCGTGGACGCGGTCGACATCCCGGTCGTCGGCGCGGGCGGCTTCCGTGACGGGCGCGGCCTGGTCGCGGCGCTCGCGTACGGGGCGGCGGGCGTCGCCATGGGCACCCGCTTCCTGCTGACCTCGGACTCCACCGTGCCGGACGCGGTGAAGGCCAAGTACCTGGCGGCCTCGGTCAAGGACGTGACGGTGACGACGGCGGTCGACGGACTGCCGCACCGGATGCTGCGCACCGAGATGGTGGACGCCCTGGAGGGCGCGGGCCGCACCCGCGCACTGCTCCAGGCCGTGCGCCGCGCCTCCGGGTTCAAGAAGCTCTCGGGTCTGTCCTGGCCGCAGATGGTCCGGGACGGGCTCGCGATGAAGCACGGCAAGGACCTGTCCTGGAGTCAGGTCCTGCTGGCGGCGAACACGCCGATGCTCCTCAAGGCGTCCATGGTCGAGGGCCGTACGGACCTCGGCGTGATGGCGTCCGGGCAGGTCGCGGGGCTCATCGAGGACCTGCCCAGCTGTGCCGAGCTCGTCGACCGCGTGATGGCCGAGGCCCGGCACGTGCTCGACACCCTGCCGACACCAGGGTGA